A genomic stretch from Theropithecus gelada isolate Dixy chromosome 2, Tgel_1.0, whole genome shotgun sequence includes:
- the PPP4R2 gene encoding serine/threonine-protein phosphatase 4 regulatory subunit 2 isoform X2: MIQWSQFKGYFIFKLEKVMDDFRTSAPEPRGPPNPNVEYIPFDEMKERILKIVTGFNGIPFTIQRLCELLTDPRRNYTGTDKFLRGVEKNVMVVSCVYPSSEKNNSNSLNRMNGVMFPGNSPSYTERSNINGPGTPRPLNRPKVSLSAPMTTNGLPESTDSKEANLQQNEEKNHSDSSTSESQVSSVSPLKNKHPDEDAVEAEGHEVKRLRFDKESEVRETASQTTSSEISSVMVEETEASSSSQDKDKESRCTRQHCTEEDEEEDEEEEEESFMTSREMIPERKNQEKESDDALTVNEETSEENNQMEESDVSQAEKDLLHSEGGENEGPVSSGSSDCRETEELVGSNSSKTGEILSESSMENDDEATEVTDEPMEQD, translated from the exons GATTCAGTGGTCCCAGTTTAAaggctattttattttcaaactggAGAAAGTGATGGATGATTTCAGAACTTCAGCTCCTGAGCCAAGAGGTCCTCCCAACCCTAATGTCGAATATATTCCCTTtgatgaaatgaaggaaagaatactGAAAATTGTCACTGGATTTAATGG TATCCCTTTTACTATTCAGCGACTATGTGAATTGTTAACGGATCCAAGGAGAAACTATACAGGAACAGACAAATTTCTCAGAGGAGTagaaaag AATGTGATGGTTGTTAGCTGTGTTTATCCTTCTTCAGA gaAAAACAATTCCAATAGTTTAAATCGAATGAATGGTGTTATGTTTCCTGGAAATTCACCAAGCTATACTGAGAG GTCTAATATAAATGGGCCTGGGACACCTAGGCCACTTAATCGACCAAAGGTTTCTTTGTCAGCCCCCATGACAACAAATGGGTTGCCTGAGAGCACAGACAGCAAAGAGGCAAATTTGcagcaaaatgaagagaaaaatcacag TGACTCTTCGACATCTGAATCACAAGTTTCCTCAGTGAGccctttgaaaaataaacatcCAGATGAAGATGCTGTGGAAGCTGAGGGGCATGAGGTAAAAAGACTCAGGTTTGACAAAGAAAGTGAAGTCAGAGAAACAGCCAGTCAGACAACTTCCAGTGAAATTTCTTCAGTTATGGTAGAAGAAACAGAAGCATCATCTTCATCTCAggataaagacaaagaaagccGTTGTACCCGGCAGCACTGTACAGAAGAGGATGAAGAAgaggatgaagaggaagaagaag agTCTTTTATGACATCAAGAGAAATGatcccagaaagaaaaaatcaagaaaaagaatcTGATGATGCCTTAACTGTGAATGAAGAGACTTCTGAGGAAAATAATCAAATGGAGGAATCTGATGTGTCTCAAGCTGAGAAAGATTTACTACATTCTGAAGGTGGTGAAAACGAAGGCCCTGTAAGTAGTGGTTCTTCTGACTGCCGTGAAACAGAAGAATTAGTAGGATCCAATTCCAGTAAAACTGGAGAGATTCTTTCAGAATCATCCATGGAAAATGATGATGAAGCCACAGAAGTCACCGATGAACCAATGGAACAAGACTAA
- the PPP4R2 gene encoding serine/threonine-protein phosphatase 4 regulatory subunit 2 isoform X1, whose translation MDVERLQEALKDFEKRGKKEVCPVLDQFLCHVAKTGETMIQWSQFKGYFIFKLEKVMDDFRTSAPEPRGPPNPNVEYIPFDEMKERILKIVTGFNGIPFTIQRLCELLTDPRRNYTGTDKFLRGVEKNVMVVSCVYPSSEKNNSNSLNRMNGVMFPGNSPSYTERSNINGPGTPRPLNRPKVSLSAPMTTNGLPESTDSKEANLQQNEEKNHSDSSTSESQVSSVSPLKNKHPDEDAVEAEGHEVKRLRFDKESEVRETASQTTSSEISSVMVEETEASSSSQDKDKESRCTRQHCTEEDEEEDEEEEEESFMTSREMIPERKNQEKESDDALTVNEETSEENNQMEESDVSQAEKDLLHSEGGENEGPVSSGSSDCRETEELVGSNSSKTGEILSESSMENDDEATEVTDEPMEQD comes from the exons GATTCAGTGGTCCCAGTTTAAaggctattttattttcaaactggAGAAAGTGATGGATGATTTCAGAACTTCAGCTCCTGAGCCAAGAGGTCCTCCCAACCCTAATGTCGAATATATTCCCTTtgatgaaatgaaggaaagaatactGAAAATTGTCACTGGATTTAATGG TATCCCTTTTACTATTCAGCGACTATGTGAATTGTTAACGGATCCAAGGAGAAACTATACAGGAACAGACAAATTTCTCAGAGGAGTagaaaag AATGTGATGGTTGTTAGCTGTGTTTATCCTTCTTCAGA gaAAAACAATTCCAATAGTTTAAATCGAATGAATGGTGTTATGTTTCCTGGAAATTCACCAAGCTATACTGAGAG GTCTAATATAAATGGGCCTGGGACACCTAGGCCACTTAATCGACCAAAGGTTTCTTTGTCAGCCCCCATGACAACAAATGGGTTGCCTGAGAGCACAGACAGCAAAGAGGCAAATTTGcagcaaaatgaagagaaaaatcacag TGACTCTTCGACATCTGAATCACAAGTTTCCTCAGTGAGccctttgaaaaataaacatcCAGATGAAGATGCTGTGGAAGCTGAGGGGCATGAGGTAAAAAGACTCAGGTTTGACAAAGAAAGTGAAGTCAGAGAAACAGCCAGTCAGACAACTTCCAGTGAAATTTCTTCAGTTATGGTAGAAGAAACAGAAGCATCATCTTCATCTCAggataaagacaaagaaagccGTTGTACCCGGCAGCACTGTACAGAAGAGGATGAAGAAgaggatgaagaggaagaagaag agTCTTTTATGACATCAAGAGAAATGatcccagaaagaaaaaatcaagaaaaagaatcTGATGATGCCTTAACTGTGAATGAAGAGACTTCTGAGGAAAATAATCAAATGGAGGAATCTGATGTGTCTCAAGCTGAGAAAGATTTACTACATTCTGAAGGTGGTGAAAACGAAGGCCCTGTAAGTAGTGGTTCTTCTGACTGCCGTGAAACAGAAGAATTAGTAGGATCCAATTCCAGTAAAACTGGAGAGATTCTTTCAGAATCATCCATGGAAAATGATGATGAAGCCACAGAAGTCACCGATGAACCAATGGAACAAGACTAA
- the PPP4R2 gene encoding serine/threonine-protein phosphatase 4 regulatory subunit 2 isoform X4 has protein sequence MVLCFLEIHQAILRAPMTTNGLPESTDSKEANLQQNEEKNHSDSSTSESQVSSVSPLKNKHPDEDAVEAEGHEVKRLRFDKESEVRETASQTTSSEISSVMVEETEASSSSQDKDKESRCTRQHCTEEDEEEDEEEEEESFMTSREMIPERKNQEKESDDALTVNEETSEENNQMEESDVSQAEKDLLHSEGGENEGPVSSGSSDCRETEELVGSNSSKTGEILSESSMENDDEATEVTDEPMEQD, from the exons ATGGTGTTATGTTTCCTGGAAATTCACCAAGCTATACTGAGAG CCCCCATGACAACAAATGGGTTGCCTGAGAGCACAGACAGCAAAGAGGCAAATTTGcagcaaaatgaagagaaaaatcacag TGACTCTTCGACATCTGAATCACAAGTTTCCTCAGTGAGccctttgaaaaataaacatcCAGATGAAGATGCTGTGGAAGCTGAGGGGCATGAGGTAAAAAGACTCAGGTTTGACAAAGAAAGTGAAGTCAGAGAAACAGCCAGTCAGACAACTTCCAGTGAAATTTCTTCAGTTATGGTAGAAGAAACAGAAGCATCATCTTCATCTCAggataaagacaaagaaagccGTTGTACCCGGCAGCACTGTACAGAAGAGGATGAAGAAgaggatgaagaggaagaagaag agTCTTTTATGACATCAAGAGAAATGatcccagaaagaaaaaatcaagaaaaagaatcTGATGATGCCTTAACTGTGAATGAAGAGACTTCTGAGGAAAATAATCAAATGGAGGAATCTGATGTGTCTCAAGCTGAGAAAGATTTACTACATTCTGAAGGTGGTGAAAACGAAGGCCCTGTAAGTAGTGGTTCTTCTGACTGCCGTGAAACAGAAGAATTAGTAGGATCCAATTCCAGTAAAACTGGAGAGATTCTTTCAGAATCATCCATGGAAAATGATGATGAAGCCACAGAAGTCACCGATGAACCAATGGAACAAGACTAA
- the EBLN2 gene encoding endogenous Bornavirus-like nucleoprotein 2, with protein sequence MDSFLKLYACVNSHSLFVWVCDRSYKRSFRPMILTKMKELSRNQSPTMSHLRKDSQTGSPTDDAMDRSGLPDLQGSFELSGKSRQYPLDALEPQPSIGDVKDIKKAAKSMLDLAHKSHFHPVTPSLVFLCFIFDGLHETLLSVGVSKRSNIVVENKNKEMDTPCASGFKDMPNFIVLEKSSVLRHCCDLLIGVAAGSSDKICASSLQVQRRFKAMMASIGRLSHGESADLLMSYNAESAIDWISSRPWVGELMFTFLFGEFESPLRKLRKSS encoded by the coding sequence ATGGATTCTTTTCTTAAATTGTATGCCTGTGTTAATTCTCACAGTCTTTTTGTTTGGGTCTGTGACAGATCTTACAAAAGATCTTTTAGACCCATGATTCTTaccaaaatgaaagaattaagTCGGAACCAATCACCCACAATGTCTCATCTAAGAAAGGACTCACAGACCGGCAGCCCAACAGATGACGCAATGGACAGGAGTGGGCTCCCTGACCTTCAAGGAAGTTTTGAGCTATCCGGGAAAAGCAGACAGTATCCACTGGATGCATTGGAACCCCAACCCAGCATTGGGGATGTTAAGGACATTAAAAAAGCAGCCAAGTCTATGCTAGACCTGGCACATAAATCTCATTTCCACCCCGTGACCCCCAGTTTAGTATTCTTGTGTTTTATATTTGATGGGTTACACGAGACATTACTGAGTGTTGGTGTGAGCAAGAGGTCTAATATTGTGGTTGAGAACAAGAACAAGGAAATGGATACTCCTTGTGCTAGCGGATTCAAAGATATGCCTAACTTTATTGTCCTTGAGAAGTCATCAGTTCTCCGCCACTGCTGTGACCTTTTGATAGGTGTTGCCGCTGGATCAAGTGATAAGATTTGCGCCAGCAGTCTCCAAGTTCAGAGACGATTCAAGGCAATGATGGCATCTATTGGAAGACTTTCACATGGTGAGAGTGCTGATCTGCTAATGAGCTACAATGCAGAATCAGCCATAGACTGGATCAGCTCAAGACCGTGGGTCGGAGAATTAATGTTCACATTTCTTTTTGGAGAGTTTGAATCCCCTCTGCGCAAGCTACGCAAGTCAAGTTAG